The following are encoded together in the Capsulimonas corticalis genome:
- a CDS encoding GntR family transcriptional regulator gives MATKSDLIPPTSAKLHGHVVSALRERILSGFYQAGEWLPAERVLTTDLSVHRKVVRTAIAQLEKEGLLVRRPNCRPVVQAAASAEDAVGPEDNSRFSESRLVALSMWRGGGSVGSAQQRIFWGMNQALGQAGYHGVFLDLGEQVGTVQQNAVREALHLRYVLDHGFGGTIFYPYAYDENRELIQEVSRRMPLVLIDRMVAGVEADFAGAQNRQAVYDAVMHLTERGHRRIAYLTKSESILPVQERLQGYLVAMRDVFPETMTEIVLTAPVSGSDYWYVFDAVFRLPAGERPTALICVNDIEAMRAANRLAELGLSAPEDVSLIGFDNIVSELPNGIGLTTVGQPFEEIGKAAAKLFLRRIDDRAGSQVHVELPTQLIERESVQSLPLSSN, from the coding sequence ATGGCGACAAAATCCGACCTTATCCCCCCAACTTCGGCGAAGCTCCACGGTCATGTCGTGAGCGCATTGCGTGAGCGAATCCTATCTGGATTCTATCAGGCCGGCGAGTGGCTGCCGGCTGAACGCGTGCTGACGACCGATTTGAGCGTGCACCGGAAGGTCGTGCGTACGGCGATCGCCCAGCTGGAAAAAGAGGGGCTGCTTGTTCGGCGCCCCAACTGCCGCCCCGTGGTCCAGGCGGCGGCGAGCGCCGAAGACGCCGTCGGGCCCGAGGATAACTCCCGGTTCTCGGAGTCGCGCCTCGTCGCGCTCAGCATGTGGCGCGGCGGCGGCTCGGTCGGGTCCGCGCAGCAGCGTATTTTCTGGGGAATGAACCAGGCGCTTGGTCAGGCCGGCTATCATGGAGTCTTTTTGGATCTTGGCGAGCAGGTGGGCACCGTGCAGCAGAACGCCGTGCGGGAGGCCCTGCATCTGCGCTACGTGCTGGACCATGGATTTGGCGGCACGATCTTCTATCCGTACGCTTACGATGAAAACCGGGAGCTGATTCAGGAGGTGTCGCGCCGGATGCCGCTCGTGCTGATCGACCGGATGGTCGCGGGCGTGGAAGCCGATTTCGCCGGCGCCCAAAATCGTCAGGCGGTTTACGACGCCGTCATGCATCTCACGGAGCGAGGTCATCGCCGGATCGCTTACCTCACAAAAAGCGAGTCGATCCTCCCCGTTCAGGAGCGCCTCCAGGGGTACCTCGTGGCGATGCGTGATGTCTTTCCGGAGACCATGACCGAAATCGTGCTCACCGCTCCCGTCTCGGGCTCGGACTATTGGTATGTTTTCGACGCCGTCTTCCGCCTCCCCGCCGGCGAACGGCCGACGGCGCTGATCTGTGTCAATGATATCGAAGCCATGCGCGCGGCCAATCGCCTCGCCGAGCTCGGCCTCAGCGCGCCGGAGGATGTCTCGCTGATCGGCTTCGACAACATCGTGAGCGAATTGCCAAACGGGATCGGCCTGACAACCGTCGGGCAGCCCTTTGAGGAGATCGGCAAAGCCGCCGCGAAGCTGTTCCTGCGTCGCATCGACGACCGCGCCGGCTCCCAGGTCCACGTGGAGCTTCCGACGCAGCTGATCGAACGGGAAAGCGTTCAGTCGCTTCCACTCTCATCGAATTGA
- a CDS encoding ligand-binding sensor domain-containing diguanylate cyclase, protein MRFLHTTLVVLMVVCSSLTIGAQTHADDGSGQTSVTRSVSLWDTEHGLPSNKINAITKTPDGYVWLATSEGLIRFDGMRFSVFEHHSAPALPGSVIDDLVVDGHGTLWILAQGRVVRRDGDQFSDAGAALAGASVNRMWRGEDQEIYLATDAAVYHGGGGKLARIGSVPLPEVCYSFADLPGNRVLAGGSQGRLYSISDQGVHTVGSAAFFGNGSVSVVSDHKGGEWVACANGVYHGYKDNFIPRRASAPLSDLAWMWTTKDSTPNLLCEADGTIWVQNGSRLFHSHYGTLDPCTAQDGAPAHCARMGLDAGGRLWAVETTAAGNAVLYAWNGERFEKIPVNGAVYGSVRVPAYTDESGDYWIGGQSGLIWSREQICRTFGKADGLPESELTTAAAGHDGIWVGSQGSGLYRLAHGRFVRNAGMPADANITSLAAFAPGDLWVGREGIEVAALNHGALEDFPSRYPAPHLSNIMRYLARDSHGTLWASDGVLLFRCDDHHVTRVEIKSAEFLMGEITGVFVDSHDNVWVGGFGGFIELHDGTMMSYAQNPKLTGCRVTSICEGSDGAVWFGFNGAGLARWKDGDVKILTVAANGIPSDYINGMARDKDGRFWIGGSRGIYCVDEVQLSAVTDGRAPTAPFTRIEKADGAAGGALQTRYGNCVTEDDEGMLWFVCEHGLVRVDPSQFARTPTPTLLESVYVNGKNYSFGHTIIAPPGSGDLNIEYTAIRFVSSQRLRFEYRLRGYNSRWIDIGAGRSAAYMNLPPGTYTFDVRSYDAHSTTPLSRASVTVILKPFYYQTTAFRAACVMAILVTIWFLFLLRTRMLMARTRKLEAIVEARTSDLKKAHETVAAAYEQLEDQKQELEMHNEMLQNTQAELEAQNDELQSAQSELERQNNELQRMRAELEREKAALAEANVHLNALAITDGLTGLTNHRGFQDQLEREWTRSMRYGDSLSLLLLDVDHFKQYNDTYGHPQGDTVLKTIARLLMENCRDTDTPARYGGEEFVVVVPQTDSVGVAELAERIREVIASAPWPDRPVTASIGVVTYTAGMLNGRDLIEFADQALYFSKTHGRNRVTAYAHIAETAAPVR, encoded by the coding sequence TTGCGATTCCTACACACCACTCTTGTTGTTTTGATGGTTGTCTGTTCGTCCCTGACGATCGGCGCCCAAACTCATGCGGACGACGGTTCGGGACAGACGTCCGTGACACGCTCCGTCTCCCTTTGGGATACCGAGCACGGCCTGCCGAGCAACAAGATCAACGCCATCACGAAGACGCCCGATGGTTATGTCTGGCTGGCCACTTCCGAGGGATTGATCCGATTTGACGGAATGCGCTTTTCCGTGTTCGAGCATCACAGCGCGCCGGCGCTGCCGGGAAGCGTGATCGACGATCTGGTCGTGGACGGGCATGGAACGCTCTGGATCCTGGCGCAGGGCCGTGTCGTCCGGCGCGACGGCGACCAGTTCTCGGACGCCGGCGCGGCGCTGGCCGGAGCCTCCGTCAACCGCATGTGGCGGGGGGAAGACCAGGAAATCTATCTGGCGACGGACGCCGCCGTCTATCACGGCGGCGGCGGTAAGCTGGCGAGGATCGGTTCCGTCCCGCTGCCCGAAGTGTGCTACAGTTTTGCGGATCTGCCGGGCAACCGTGTTCTGGCGGGCGGAAGCCAGGGGCGGCTTTACTCCATCAGCGATCAAGGAGTTCATACGGTCGGCTCCGCCGCGTTTTTCGGGAATGGATCGGTCTCCGTTGTCTCGGACCACAAGGGCGGAGAGTGGGTGGCCTGCGCGAACGGCGTCTACCACGGCTACAAGGACAACTTCATTCCGCGCCGCGCGTCCGCTCCGCTCAGCGACCTGGCGTGGATGTGGACGACCAAGGACAGCACGCCCAACTTGCTTTGCGAGGCCGATGGAACCATCTGGGTTCAGAACGGCAGCCGCCTTTTCCACTCGCATTATGGTACGCTGGACCCCTGCACCGCCCAGGACGGCGCGCCGGCGCACTGCGCCCGCATGGGGCTGGACGCCGGCGGGCGGCTGTGGGCCGTGGAAACGACGGCCGCCGGGAACGCCGTGCTGTATGCGTGGAACGGCGAGCGTTTTGAGAAGATCCCGGTCAACGGCGCGGTCTACGGCAGTGTGCGGGTTCCCGCTTATACCGACGAGAGCGGCGACTATTGGATCGGCGGCCAGTCGGGGCTGATCTGGTCGCGCGAGCAGATCTGCCGAACCTTTGGAAAAGCCGATGGCCTGCCGGAGAGTGAGCTCACCACGGCGGCCGCCGGACATGACGGCATTTGGGTGGGCAGTCAGGGCTCCGGTCTGTATCGACTCGCTCATGGGCGCTTCGTGCGGAACGCCGGCATGCCCGCGGACGCCAATATCACCAGTCTGGCGGCGTTCGCTCCGGGCGACCTCTGGGTAGGCCGGGAAGGCATCGAAGTCGCGGCGCTGAACCATGGCGCCCTCGAAGATTTTCCATCCCGATATCCGGCGCCCCATCTTTCCAACATCATGCGCTATCTGGCGCGAGACAGCCATGGGACCCTCTGGGCGTCGGACGGCGTGCTTCTGTTTCGCTGCGACGATCATCACGTGACGCGCGTTGAGATCAAAAGCGCTGAATTTTTGATGGGCGAGATCACGGGCGTCTTCGTGGATTCCCATGACAATGTCTGGGTGGGCGGCTTTGGCGGATTTATCGAATTGCATGACGGGACGATGATGTCGTACGCGCAGAACCCAAAATTGACCGGCTGCCGAGTGACATCGATCTGTGAAGGAAGCGACGGCGCCGTCTGGTTTGGTTTCAACGGCGCGGGATTGGCGCGATGGAAAGACGGCGACGTCAAGATTTTGACCGTGGCGGCGAACGGGATTCCCTCGGATTACATTAATGGCATGGCGCGCGATAAAGACGGGCGTTTCTGGATCGGCGGATCCCGTGGGATTTATTGCGTCGACGAAGTCCAGCTCAGCGCGGTCACGGACGGGCGCGCTCCGACCGCGCCGTTCACCCGTATCGAGAAGGCGGACGGCGCCGCCGGCGGCGCGCTCCAAACGCGTTATGGCAACTGTGTCACGGAAGACGACGAGGGCATGCTCTGGTTTGTCTGCGAGCACGGTCTTGTCCGCGTCGATCCCTCACAATTTGCGCGCACACCTACCCCAACCCTGCTGGAATCGGTCTATGTCAATGGAAAGAACTATTCCTTTGGCCACACGATCATCGCGCCGCCCGGTTCCGGGGATCTGAATATCGAGTACACCGCGATCCGATTCGTCAGCTCGCAGCGCCTGCGCTTTGAATACCGGCTGCGCGGCTACAACTCCCGCTGGATCGATATCGGCGCGGGACGCAGCGCCGCTTATATGAACCTCCCGCCGGGAACGTATACGTTCGATGTGCGATCGTACGACGCGCACTCCACAACGCCGCTTTCACGCGCCTCCGTCACGGTGATCCTGAAGCCGTTCTACTACCAGACCACGGCGTTCCGCGCTGCGTGCGTCATGGCGATTCTGGTTACAATTTGGTTCTTGTTCCTGCTGCGCACACGCATGCTGATGGCCCGCACTCGAAAGCTCGAAGCGATCGTGGAGGCGCGGACCAGCGACCTGAAGAAGGCGCATGAGACGGTCGCGGCGGCGTACGAACAGCTGGAGGATCAAAAGCAAGAGCTGGAAATGCACAATGAGATGCTCCAGAACACGCAAGCGGAATTGGAAGCTCAAAACGACGAGCTTCAGAGCGCCCAGTCCGAGTTGGAGCGGCAGAACAACGAACTCCAGCGGATGCGCGCCGAGCTGGAGCGCGAAAAGGCGGCGCTCGCCGAAGCGAACGTCCATTTGAACGCGCTGGCGATTACCGACGGCCTGACGGGGCTGACGAATCATCGGGGCTTCCAGGACCAACTGGAGCGCGAGTGGACACGCTCCATGCGCTACGGCGACTCCCTGTCCCTTCTCCTGCTCGATGTGGATCACTTTAAACAATACAACGACACCTATGGACACCCGCAGGGCGACACAGTCCTGAAGACCATCGCGCGCCTCCTGATGGAGAACTGCCGGGACACGGACACACCCGCGCGGTACGGCGGCGAAGAGTTCGTTGTGGTTGTTCCGCAAACGGACTCCGTCGGCGTTGCCGAGCTCGCCGAGCGCATCCGTGAGGTCATCGCGTCGGCGCCCTGGCCCGACCGCCCGGTGACCGCCAGCATCGGCGTTGTGACATACACCGCCGGGATGCTCAACGGCCGCGACCTGATCGAATTTGCCGATCAGGCGCTTTATTTCTCCAAGACTCACGGCCGCAACCGTGTGACCGCCTACGCGCACATCGCCGAAACAGCTGCTCCTGTTCGATAA